TTCTTGCTGCTATAAACCGAATGCCCTAGCTCGTGCAGCATCGTCCCCATCCAATATTCGTTGGGGACGATGTTGGCCAGCACCCGCACGTCCCCCTGGCGGTCGATATCGGTGCAGAAGGCGTGCGGACTCTTGCCCGGCTTTTCGTACAGATCGCTGCGGGCGATCACGTCTTCGATCGGCAGCCCGACGCCGGCGTAGAACTTCTCGCAGATTTTCAGGATGTCGGCCGTCCCGAAGACCGAGTCCAGATTGACCGAAAAGATCGCCGGGCTTTCCTGGAAGAACGGATCGTGATAGTGCCAAGGGCGCAGCTCGTCGACGTCGATGCCGTAGTTCAAAGACAGCTTGGCGTCGATCTCGCGCTTGGCGGCGGCAAACGGCTCGCGCGTCAGTGCGTCGAGATTGTCGAATAGCTTCAGCACGTCGTCCTGGCTCTGCTCGTTTAAGGACAACTGCATGGCGTGATAGTCTTTGAAGCCCAGCTTGCGTGCGGCCTCGTTGCGCAGCAGCACCAGTTGCTTGAGGTCGGCCTCGACCATGCGGCCCACCCCCTTGCTGGCTTCCCAAATGCGCTGCCGCCGGGCGCTATCCTTCGATTCCTTCAAGGCCTTGCGGACTTCGCTATCAACCAGCTGCTTGTCGTCGACGCGGGCCCGATAGACGTTGAAGGCCTTTTCGATGTCGTTGGCCGTCGACGTGATGCGCTTCAGCAAGTCGGGGTCGACCTGCTTCTCGAGATAGATCAGATACAGAATATCGATCTGCCGGCGCAGCGTCGGGTCGGAAATCTTGGCGGCCTTGATGGCTTTCAACTCGGCGAAGCGTTGCGAATCGGCCAGGGCATGGTCCAACTGGTTTTGGGCTTCGACCTTGGCGGCAAAATCTTCGTCACGACCGGTCGTATTGGCCGTCCACCAGGCGCGGCCGACGGCAATGTCCAACGGCTGGACTGTGCTTTCGTGATAGGCGATGAATTTCGCGGCCTGGCGATCGCCGGCGTCCTGGGGTTCGTTCTCGGCGGCGCGTGACATGGGCGGAAACACCGTTGCAAAAATGCAGTTGAGGATCAGAACCAAGAGCCCACGTTTGTGACCAGCGATGAGTGCCATAATAAGACGTCCGTAAGAGACTGGAATGCCCCACTGGCCGATTGCGACGCCGGCCGAATCAAACTCTAGGGCCGGCAGGCAAGCCTACCTTACCCCTTGCAGA
Above is a window of Pirellulales bacterium DNA encoding:
- a CDS encoding M2 family metallopeptidase; translation: MALIAGHKRGLLVLILNCIFATVFPPMSRAAENEPQDAGDRQAAKFIAYHESTVQPLDIAVGRAWWTANTTGRDEDFAAKVEAQNQLDHALADSQRFAELKAIKAAKISDPTLRRQIDILYLIYLEKQVDPDLLKRITSTANDIEKAFNVYRARVDDKQLVDSEVRKALKESKDSARRQRIWEASKGVGRMVEADLKQLVLLRNEAARKLGFKDYHAMQLSLNEQSQDDVLKLFDNLDALTREPFAAAKREIDAKLSLNYGIDVDELRPWHYHDPFFQESPAIFSVNLDSVFGTADILKICEKFYAGVGLPIEDVIARSDLYEKPGKSPHAFCTDIDRQGDVRVLANIVPNEYWMGTMLHELGHSVYSSK